In a single window of the Camarhynchus parvulus unplaced genomic scaffold, STF_HiC, whole genome shotgun sequence genome:
- the LOC115916898 gene encoding LOW QUALITY PROTEIN: zinc finger protein 239-like (The sequence of the model RefSeq protein was modified relative to this genomic sequence to represent the inferred CDS: substituted 1 base at 1 genomic stop codon), whose amino-acid sequence MQEEEKPWRSHTRSGCKPSPGSCREERAPLCQEGGRRSSQSSELVEKPHGREKPHKCLECGKGFSQSSNLIQHQRIHTGERPYECGECGKSFRQSSGLIQHQVIHTGVRPYKCGDCWKSFRDSSDLIRHQMIHTGEKPYECGECGKSFNQRSHLNQHQRIHTGERPYTCLECGKSFGWSSDLRKHQRTHTGEKPYECPECGKRFQISSTLLRHERIHTEEKPFRCPDCGKGFNRRFALVSHRRIHSRERPXECGECGKSFSPSSALTRHQQRHH is encoded by the coding sequence atgcaggaggaggaaaagcccTGGAGATCTCACACAAGGAGTGgctgcaaacccagcccagggagctgcagggaggaaagagCCCCCCTGTGCCAGGAAGGTGGCCGGAGAtccagccagagctcagagctggtggagaAGCCTCATGGCAGGGAGAAGCCTCACAAGTGCTTGGAATGTGGGAAGGGTTTCAGCCAGAGCTCCAACCTGATCCAGCACCAaaggatccacactggggaacggccctacgagtgtggggagtgtgggaagagcttcagacAGAGCTCTGGCCTAATTCAGCACCAGGTGATCCACACTGGGGTACGGCCCTACAAATGTGGGGATTGTTGGAAGAGCTTCAGAGACAGCTCTGACCTGATCCGGcaccagatgatccacactgGCGAAAAGCCCTATGaatgtggggaatgtgggaagagcttcaacCAGAGATCCCACCTGAACCAGcaccagaggatccacactggggaacgGCCCTACACCTGcttggaatgtgggaagagctttggGTGGAGCTCAGACCTGAGAAAACACCAGCGCACCCACACTGGGGAGAAGCCCTACGAGTGTCCtgagtgtgggaagaggtttcagaTCAGCTCCACTCTCCTCAGACATGAGCGGATTCACACAGAGGAGAAGCCCTTCCGCTGCCCCGACTGTGGGAAAGGCTTCAACCGCAGATTCGCCCTCGTCTCCCACCGGCGTATCCACTCCAGGGAGAGGCCCTGagagtgtggggagtgtgggaagagcttctccCCAAGCTCAGCCTTGACCAGACACCAACAGAGGCACCACTGA
- the LOC115916899 gene encoding LOW QUALITY PROTEIN: class I histocompatibility antigen, F10 alpha chain-like (The sequence of the model RefSeq protein was modified relative to this genomic sequence to represent the inferred CDS: inserted 1 base in 1 codon; deleted 2 bases in 1 codon), with protein sequence MAAALGLGLLLGLLGDPGGATKVLHSLRYLHVAVSEPSPGIPQFMAIGYLDGIPFVLSDSERGRMEPLTQWMKDGVEPEYWERETQRAVRNQHIDAGNLETXEERYNQSRGLHTRLWLYGCDLLSDGSVRGSQPIGYDGRDFISFDLGFRKFVAADSAAEITRRRWEQEEEAERWTNYLKDVCPEWLKKYVGYGQKELEHKEPPDVHVSGREEHGTLILSCHAYGFYPNTIAVSWMKGGETLDQETEWGGIVPNSDGTFHTWARIEALPEEREQYRCRVEHPGMPEPGIFAWEPTSGGNLTVVVAVSIIAAILILTVLIGFSIWRLQSGRRDRNGYNPAAGKDVGTNGLTTGITA encoded by the exons ATGGCTGcagcgctggggctggggctgctcctggggctcttGGGGGACCCGGGGGGCGCGACCAAAG TTCTCCACTCCCTGCGTTACCTGCACGTGGCGGTGTCAGAGCCCAGCCCGGGGATCCCCCAGTTCATGGCCATTGGGTACCTGGATGGGATCCCCTTTGTGCTCTCCGACAGCGAGCGGGGCCGGATGGAGCCGCTGACGCAGTGGATGAAGGATGGAGTCGAGCCGGAATATTGGGAGAGGGAGACCCAGCGTGCTGTGAGGAACCAGCACATCGATGCCGGGAACCTGGAGA GCGAGGAACGATACAACCAGAGCAGGG GTCTCCACACACGGCTGTGGCTTTATGGCTGTGACCTCCTGTCCGATGGGAGCGTCCGTGGATCCCAGCCGATA GGCTACGATGGGCGGGATTTCATCTCCTTTGACCTGGGATTCAGGAAATTCGTGGCGGCCGACAGCGCTGCTGAGATCACCAGGAGGCGCTGGGAAcaggaagaggaggctgagagaTGGACAAATTACCTGAAGGACGTGTGCCCCGAATGGCTCAAGAAATATGTTGGATACgggcagaaggagctggagcacaaaG AGCCCCCTGATGTCCATGTGTCCGGAAGAGAGGAACACGGGACGCTGATCCTGTCCTGCCACGCGTACGGATTCTACCCCAACACCATCGCAGTCAGCTGGATGAAGGGGGGTGAAACCTTGGATCAGGAGACGGAGTGGGGCGGGATCGTTCCCAACAGCGACGGCACCTTCCACACCTGGGCCAGGATCGAGGCGCTGCCGGAGGAGCGGGAGCAGTACCGGTGCAGGGTGGAGCATCCCGGAATGCCGGAGCCCGGGATCTTCGCTTGGG AGCCGACATCTGGCGGGAATCTCACCGTGGTGGTCGCTGTGTCCATCATCGCtgccatcctcatcctcactgtCCTCATCGGATTCAGCATCTGGAGGCTCCAATCTG ggaggagggacaggaaTGGATACAACCCGGCAGCCG gaaaagatgTGGGAACCAATGGCTTGACCACAG GAATCACTGCCTGA
- the FLOT1 gene encoding flotillin-1: MFFTCGPNEAMVVSGFCRSPPVMVAGGRVLVIPCLQQIQRISLNTLTLPVRSEKVYTRHGVPISVTGIAQVKIQGQNKEMLAAACQMFLGKSESEIGQIALETLEGHQRAIMAHMTVEEIYKDRQKFSDQVFRVASSDLVNMGISVVSYTLKDVHDEQDYLRSLGKGRTAQVQRDARVGEAEAKRDAGIREARARQEQVSAQLLSEEATARAQRDFQVAQAECDGAVSARRATAELAFQLQAARSQQAIAAQRGEVALVERAQRVQLQEQEVGRRRQELEATVRKPAEAERYRLERLAEAQRTQVLLQAEAEAETLKVTGAARAAAVASRARAEAAAAAAKAEAFGQFQDAAVVDLVLQRLPQVAEAVAQPLLGTRRVTLVGGSGAVGVAKIPSEILDLVTRLPGAVGALARGSQVTPTEPEGGTGATETSQNSPKVSLSATPQ; this comes from the exons ATGTTCTTCACCTGCGGCCCCAACGAGGCCATGGTGGTGTCGG GTTTCTGCCGCAGCCCCCCGGTGATGGTGGCCGGGGGCCGCGTGTTGGTGATCCCGTGCCTGCAGCAGATCCAGCG GATCTCCCTGAACACGCTGACGCTGCCCGTGCGCAGTGAGAAGGTTTACACCCGCCACGGGGTGCCCATCTCCGTCACCGGCATCGCACAG GTGAAGATCCAGGGGCAGAACAAGGAGATGCTCGCAGCTGCCTGCCAGATGTTCCTGGGCAAGTCGGAGAGCGAGATCGGCCAGATCGCCCTGGAGACGCTGGAGGGCCACCAGCGCGCCATCATGGCCCACATGACCGtggag GAGATCTACAAGGACCGGCAGAAGTTCTCAGATCAGGTTTTCCGCGTGGCCTCGTCCGACCTGGTGAACATGGGCATCTCTGTGGTCAGCTACACCCTCAAGGATGTGCACGACGAGcag GATTACCTGCGCTCCCTCGGGAAGGGCCGCACGGCGCAGGTGCAGCGCGACGCCCGCGTGGGAGAGGCCGAGGCCAAACGTGATGCTGGGATCCGT gaGGCGCGGGCGCGGCAGGAGCAGGTGTCGGCGCAGCTGCTGAGCGAGGAGGCCACGGCGCGAGCCCAGCGCGACTTCCAGGTGGCCCAGGCTGAGTGCGATGGAGCCGTCAGCGCCCGCAGGGCCACGGCTGAGCTGGccttccagctgcag GCGGCGCGTTCCCAGCAGGCCATCGCGGCGCAGCGCGGGGAGGTGGCGCTGGTGGAGCGGGCGCAGcgggtgcagctgcaggagcaggaggtcGGGCGGCGCCGCCAGGAGCTCGAGGCCACCGTGCGCAAACCGGCCGAGGCCGAGCGCTACCGGCTGGAGCGGCTGGCCGAGGCACAGCG GacacaggtgctgctgcaggcagaggcgGAGGCCGAGACCCTCAAG GTGACGGGCGCTGCCCGTGCCGCGGCCGTGGCCTCTCGTGCCCGCGCTGAGGCCGCggcagctgcagccaaggcCGAGGCCTTCGGGCAGTTCCAGGACGCGGCCGTGGTGGAtctggtgctgcagaggctgccccag GTGGCCGAGGCGGTGGCGCAGCCGCTGCTGGGGACGCGCCGGGTGACGCTCGTGGGCGGCTCCGGGGCCGTCGGGGTGGCCAAAATCCCCTCGGAAATCCTGGACTTGGTCACGCGGCTGCCGGGGGCCGTGGGGGCGCTGGCCAGGGGCTCCCAG GTGACCCCAACGGAGCCCGAGGGCGGCACCGGAGCCACTGAAACGTCTCAGAACTCCCCCAAAGTGTCCCTGAGCGCCACCCCCCAGTGA
- the TUBB gene encoding tubulin beta chain, whose protein sequence is MREIVHIQAGQCGNQIGAKFWEVISDEHGIDPTGTYHGDSDLQLDRISVYYNEATGGKYVPRAILVDLEPGTMDSVRSGPFGQIFRPDNFVFGQSGAGNNWAKGHYTEGAELVDSVLDVVRKEAESCDCLQGFQLTHSLGGGTGSGMGTLLISKIREEYPDRIMNTFSVVPSPKVSDTVVEPYNATLSVHQLVENTDETYCIDNEALYDICFRTLKLTTPTYGDLNHLVSATMSGVTTCLRFPGQLNADLRKLAVNMVPFPRLHFFMPGSAPLTSRGSQQYRALTVPELTQQVFDAKNMMAACDPRHGRYLTVAAVFRGRMSMKEVDEQMLNVQNKNSSYFVEWIPNNVKTAVCDIPPRGLKMAVTFIGNSTAIQELFKRISEQFTAMFRRKAFLHWYTGEGMDEMEFTEAESNMNDLVSEYQQYQDATAEEEEDFGEEAEEEA, encoded by the exons ATGAGGGAGATCGTCCACATCCAGGCGGGCCAATGCGGCAACCAGATCGGCGCCAAG TTTTGGGAGGTGATCAGTGACGAGCACGGCATCGACCCCACGGGCACCTACCATGGGGACAGCGACCTGCAGCTGGACCGCATCAGCGTCTACTACAACGAGGCCacag ggggTAAATACGTGCCCAGAGCCATCCTGGTGGATCTGGAGCCCGGCACGATGGACTCGGTGCGCTCCGGCCCCTTTGGGCAGATCTTCCGGCCCGACAACTTTGTGTTTG GCCAAAGCGGTGCTGGCAACAACTGGGCCAAGGGTCACTACACGGAGGGCGCCGAGCTGGTGGACTCGGTGCTGGACGTGGTGCGCAAGGAGGCCGAGAGCTGCGACTGCCTGCAGGGCTTCCAGCTGACCCACTCGCTGGGCGGCGGCACCGGCTCGGGCATGGGCACGCTGCTCATCTCCAAGATCCGCGAGGAGTACCCCGACCGCATCATGAACACCTTCAGCGTGGTGCCGTCGCCCAAGGTGTCAGACACGGTGGTGGAGCCCTACAACGCCACGCTGTCCGTGCACCAGCTGGTGGAGAACACGGACGAGACGTACTGCATCGACAACGAGGCGCTCTACGACATCTGCTTCCGCACCCTCAAGCTGACCACGCCCACCTACGGCGACCTCAACCACCTGGTGTCGGCCACCATGAGCGGCGTCACCACCTGCCTGCGCTTCCCCGGGCAGCTCAACGCCGACCTGCGCAAGCTGGCCGTCAACATGGTGCCCTTCCCGCGGCTGCACTTCTTCATGCCCGGCTCCGCGCCGCTGACCTCGCGGGGCAGCCAGCAGTACCGCGCCCTCACCGTGCCCGAGCTCACCCAGCAGGTCTTCGACGCCAAGAACATGATGGCCGCCTGCGACCCCCGCCACGGCCGCTACCTCACCGTGGCCGCCGTCTTCCGCGGGCGCATGTCCATGAAGGAGGTGGACGAGCAGATGCTGAACGTGCAGAACAAGAACAGCTCCTACTTCGTGGAGTGGATCCCCAACAACGTGAAGACGGCCGTGTGCGACATCCCGCCGCGCGGCCTCAAGATGGCCGTCACCTTCATCGGCAACAGCACGGCCATCCAGGAGCTCTTCAAGCGCATCTCGGAGCAGTTCACAGCCATGTTCCGGCGCAAGGCCTTCCTGCACTGGTACACGGGCGAGGGCATGGACGAGATGGAGTTCACCGAGGCCGAGAGCAACATGAACGACCTCGTGTCCGAGTACCAGCAGTACCAGGACGCCACggccgaggaggaggaggatttcGGCGAGGAGGCTGAAGAGGAGGCCTGA